The proteins below are encoded in one region of uncultured Eubacteriales bacterium:
- a CDS encoding hypothetical protein (Evidence 5 : No homology to any previously reported sequences): MLTEMEKVEAAAGAPIILTNWEGSIAQAVSSNNTTIHQITDCIPAGKIVVVSIISAVSTGNVADAAVELKGADGAAIAQYSGQYADSKMSFFKITAAGNYTLNITARGALYYYLRVAVVNAFY; this comes from the coding sequence ATGTTGACGGAAATGGAAAAGGTCGAAGCGGCAGCAGGAGCTCCAATCATCTTAACCAATTGGGAGGGGTCTATCGCTCAAGCGGTTTCCTCAAACAATACGACGATACATCAAATCACGGATTGCATCCCAGCGGGAAAAATCGTGGTTGTTTCAATCATATCGGCTGTTTCTACCGGCAATGTGGCCGATGCCGCCGTAGAGCTAAAGGGCGCCGATGGGGCGGCAATCGCGCAGTACAGCGGCCAGTATGCGGATTCAAAAATGTCATTTTTTAAGATCACGGCAGCGGGAAACTACACATTAAATATTACAGCAAGAGGGGCCCTTTACTATTATTTACGGGTTGCCGTGGTAAACGCTTTCTACTAA
- a CDS encoding conserved membrane hypothetical protein (Evidence 4 : Homologs of previously reported genes of unknown function), translated as MKRRPKRTFLVFLVALAAGAALHFVYELLPNVFTALFSPVQESLWEHVKLIYWPMLCAGLFLTRGESKETKGPWALATLIAAAGVLGLGYIHRIVLGGESAAVDVGIYVLMLALGFVLARMLDLPVIRSRAEALMLLALALGGAVVLFTFLPPDGVLFMDLERASTWGSIPY; from the coding sequence ATGAAACGGCGGCCCAAACGGACGTTTCTTGTCTTTCTCGTTGCCTTGGCAGCAGGGGCGGCGCTCCACTTTGTCTACGAGTTGCTGCCCAACGTGTTCACAGCCCTGTTCTCCCCGGTGCAGGAGAGCCTGTGGGAGCATGTAAAGCTTATCTACTGGCCCATGCTCTGTGCCGGACTGTTCCTCACCCGGGGAGAGAGTAAGGAAACGAAGGGACCCTGGGCTCTGGCAACCCTGATCGCGGCGGCGGGAGTGCTGGGCCTGGGGTATATCCACCGCATCGTCCTTGGCGGAGAGTCTGCCGCGGTGGACGTGGGGATATACGTACTCATGCTGGCTCTGGGCTTTGTGCTGGCGCGGATGCTGGACCTACCTGTCATCCGCTCCAGAGCGGAGGCACTGATGCTGCTGGCCCTGGCGCTGGGGGGCGCGGTGGTGCTATTTACCTTCTTGCCGCCGGACGGGGTGCTGTTTATGGACCTGGAGCGGGCGAGCACCTGGGGGAGCATCCCTTATTAA
- a CDS encoding 4Fe-4S binding domain protein, with amino-acid sequence MHPCVGREEKHMPVFETKVQELKNDVLREVATLAWEDKLQGDLWDIPGRIVPGPEATMRCCIYKERAVVASRVKMALGGDRSNPCVVEVMEVACDECPVAEITVGPACRGCIATRCVHACPKDAITVVNHKSVVDHSKCISCGKCVAACPYGAITKNLRPCEKGCKGSAISMGPNKKASIDNDKCISCGNCVYQCPFGAIMDKSYIVDVVQMLRGAERWGYHVYAAVAPSIAGQFAPASFGQMVSGLKALGFYGVYEVALGADMVADLEGEELLEKGELATSCCPAFVDYVEKNFPEQAGLISHTPSPMVMIGKHIKAADPLAKVVFIGPCVAKKKEFRLGKTMGAVDCVMTYEELNPLFESKGIDIGKLKAEALDEASAYGRAFAHSGGVTGAVVQSFKEKGVTKEQFDLKAVPCSGIEACKLAFLKQGKGVLDGNFIEGMACDGGCVQGAGIIIRSPRNQVEVDKHAKEAGGRTIGSAIQDAKK; translated from the coding sequence TTGCATCCCTGCGTGGGGAGAGAGGAAAAGCATATGCCTGTTTTTGAGACAAAGGTACAAGAGCTGAAGAACGACGTGCTGCGCGAGGTGGCAACCCTGGCCTGGGAGGATAAACTCCAGGGCGATTTGTGGGATATTCCAGGTCGGATTGTCCCCGGGCCGGAGGCCACCATGCGCTGCTGCATCTATAAAGAGCGGGCTGTGGTCGCCAGCCGCGTGAAGATGGCTCTGGGGGGCGACCGCTCTAACCCTTGCGTGGTTGAGGTGATGGAGGTGGCCTGCGACGAGTGTCCCGTCGCCGAAATCACCGTGGGCCCCGCCTGCCGTGGCTGCATCGCCACCCGCTGCGTCCACGCCTGTCCTAAGGACGCCATCACCGTGGTGAATCACAAGTCTGTGGTGGATCACTCCAAGTGTATCTCCTGCGGCAAGTGCGTGGCCGCCTGTCCTTACGGAGCCATTACCAAGAATTTACGCCCCTGCGAGAAGGGCTGTAAGGGCTCCGCAATCTCTATGGGGCCCAACAAGAAGGCCAGCATCGACAACGATAAGTGCATTTCCTGCGGCAACTGCGTTTACCAGTGCCCTTTCGGTGCCATCATGGACAAATCCTACATCGTGGACGTTGTGCAGATGCTTCGGGGAGCGGAGCGCTGGGGGTACCATGTGTACGCCGCTGTGGCCCCCTCCATCGCGGGCCAATTTGCCCCCGCGTCTTTTGGGCAGATGGTGTCCGGGCTGAAGGCCTTGGGCTTCTATGGCGTGTATGAGGTTGCCCTGGGCGCCGACATGGTGGCAGACCTGGAGGGCGAGGAGCTTCTGGAGAAGGGTGAGCTTGCCACCTCCTGCTGTCCCGCTTTCGTGGACTACGTGGAGAAGAACTTCCCCGAACAGGCTGGGCTTATCTCCCACACGCCGTCTCCCATGGTGATGATCGGCAAGCACATCAAGGCGGCGGACCCCCTGGCCAAGGTGGTCTTTATTGGCCCCTGCGTGGCTAAGAAAAAGGAATTCCGCCTGGGCAAAACCATGGGCGCAGTGGATTGTGTAATGACCTACGAGGAATTGAACCCCCTCTTCGAGTCCAAGGGTATCGATATTGGGAAACTCAAGGCAGAGGCGCTGGACGAGGCCAGCGCCTACGGCCGGGCCTTCGCCCACTCGGGCGGGGTGACCGGCGCGGTGGTCCAGTCCTTCAAGGAGAAGGGTGTCACCAAGGAGCAGTTTGACCTGAAGGCCGTGCCCTGCAGCGGCATAGAGGCTTGTAAGCTGGCCTTCCTCAAGCAGGGTAAGGGAGTACTGGACGGAAACTTTATCGAGGGCATGGCCTGCGACGGCGGTTGCGTCCAGGGGGCGGGCATCATCATCCGCAGCCCTAGGAACCAGGTGGAAGTGGACAAGCACGCGAAGGAGGCCGGTGGCCGCACCATCGGTAGCGCCATCCAGGACGCGAAAAAGTAA
- the selA gene encoding selenocysteine synthase (Evidence 2a : Function of homologous gene experimentally demonstrated in an other organism; PubMedId : 1474891, 2007584, 2007585, 9688279; Product type e : enzyme) — protein sequence MSENPLRQVPKMDLLLSHPILERADLPRSALRQAARSCLDGLRASLKARPGQVVPSMEELARRTAELAALAARPHLRRVVNATGVVLHTNLGRAPLAEAAAQAAYEAARGYSNLEYDVESGRRGDRHAHVEDLLCKLTGAEAAIAVNNNAAAVLLMLSALAAGKGVAVSRGELVEIGGGFRVPDVMARSGAELIEVGTTNKTRLSDYERSVIRQGAGALLKVHPSNYEIVGFTEETSLSDLFHLKQRYSIPLLYDLGSGALTKAYLPFLPDGPTVSEALAAGCDAVCFSGDKLLGGPQAGIAVGKKVCIDAMKKDPLARALRIDKLSLAALEATLLLCADPAEGRVRVPTLAMLSASSEQLKVRAGELAGRLAALSNRRFTVEVLPTEGQVGGGAIPNRALPSFAAALTPGDGDLSQLEGLLRNWSTPIVARVSHGKLLLDVRTLTAEDVDEIVEALANG from the coding sequence ATGTCTGAAAACCCACTCCGGCAGGTGCCAAAAATGGATCTGCTGCTCTCCCACCCCATTCTGGAGCGGGCGGATCTGCCCCGGTCCGCTCTCCGCCAGGCGGCCCGCAGCTGTCTGGACGGCCTACGCGCCAGCCTGAAGGCCCGGCCCGGCCAGGTCGTCCCCTCTATGGAGGAGCTGGCCCGCCGTACGGCAGAGCTGGCCGCCCTGGCTGCCCGGCCCCATCTCCGCCGGGTAGTCAACGCCACCGGCGTGGTGCTGCACACCAACCTGGGCCGGGCTCCCCTGGCAGAAGCGGCGGCCCAGGCCGCTTACGAGGCCGCACGGGGATACTCCAATTTGGAGTACGACGTGGAATCGGGCCGCCGGGGCGACCGGCACGCCCATGTGGAAGACCTTCTCTGCAAGCTCACCGGGGCGGAGGCCGCTATCGCCGTCAATAACAATGCCGCCGCCGTTCTCCTCATGCTGTCGGCATTGGCGGCGGGCAAGGGGGTGGCCGTCTCCCGGGGTGAACTGGTGGAGATCGGCGGCGGTTTCCGGGTACCAGACGTCATGGCTCGAAGCGGCGCGGAGCTTATTGAGGTAGGCACCACCAACAAGACCCGCCTCTCCGACTACGAGAGGTCCGTCATCCGGCAGGGGGCGGGGGCTCTTTTAAAGGTGCATCCCAGCAACTATGAGATCGTCGGTTTCACGGAGGAGACTTCCCTCTCAGATCTGTTCCATTTGAAACAGAGATATAGCATCCCTCTCCTCTATGACCTGGGGAGCGGAGCGCTGACAAAGGCCTATCTCCCCTTCCTGCCCGACGGGCCCACGGTATCGGAGGCTTTGGCGGCGGGGTGCGACGCGGTGTGCTTCTCCGGGGACAAGCTGCTGGGCGGGCCCCAGGCGGGTATCGCCGTGGGAAAAAAGGTGTGCATCGATGCAATGAAAAAGGACCCGCTGGCCCGGGCCTTACGCATCGACAAGCTCTCTCTTGCCGCGCTGGAGGCCACCCTCCTGCTCTGCGCCGACCCGGCGGAGGGCAGGGTGCGTGTACCCACCCTCGCCATGCTCAGCGCCTCATCCGAGCAGCTCAAGGTCAGGGCCGGGGAGCTGGCCGGACGGCTGGCGGCACTTTCCAACCGGCGGTTCACCGTGGAGGTGCTGCCTACAGAGGGGCAGGTGGGGGGCGGCGCCATTCCAAACCGGGCCCTCCCATCCTTCGCTGCGGCCCTTACGCCCGGGGACGGGGACCTCTCCCAGCTGGAGGGGCTGCTGAGGAACTGGAGCACTCCCATCGTCGCCCGGGTGTCCCACGGAAAGCTCCTGCTGGACGTACGTACCCTTACGGCGGAGGACGTGGACGAGATCGTGGAGGCTCTTGCAAATGGCTGA
- the selB gene encoding Selenocysteine-specific translation elongation factor codes for MADFILGVAGHVDHGKTALTLALTGVDTDKLAEEKRRGLTIETGFAPFPLPDGGVAALVDVPGHEAFLRNMLSGAAGLDAAILTVAADDGVMPQTREHLDICTLLGVGLGLVVITKSDLADESRLAQVREEVALLTAGSFLEGAPVLPVSVRTSIGLEALRTAIAALATAPRSSRAEDMPFRLNIDRVFTREGFGTIITGTITSGAVSAGDELVLYPSGKPVRVRGLQSHGVEIARLSVGRRAALNLSGVDRDEVSRGDTIASSGSMDLTDFVEAELTLLPHAAPLKTGTRVRLYQGTRELLCRCTLRGRKVLLPGAYCAVRLRLEAPMAARQGDRFVVRTLSPAATVGGGIFQALTPAERQKETPDPLELLAQYHVRYPLRDGMNRGELLQKCGGKTALLEALAARGAIKLRGGVAALPGFRPKYTPELAKVRDQIEVYYRRAGLAPEENETVDASMGGEVMEKLVRDGILVPLGGRHRVHRVYYRREEEALRALAEREGVIALGQYRDMLGVSRKYALLLLEQFDRAGVTVKQGDCRVLAGH; via the coding sequence ATGGCTGACTTCATATTAGGAGTTGCCGGGCACGTGGACCACGGTAAGACCGCCCTCACCCTCGCCCTCACCGGCGTGGATACCGACAAGCTGGCCGAGGAGAAACGCCGGGGTCTCACAATTGAGACCGGCTTTGCCCCCTTCCCCCTGCCGGACGGCGGGGTGGCTGCACTGGTGGACGTGCCCGGCCACGAGGCCTTTTTGCGTAATATGCTCTCGGGTGCGGCGGGGCTGGACGCAGCGATCCTCACCGTGGCGGCCGACGACGGCGTGATGCCCCAGACCAGGGAGCACCTGGACATCTGCACCCTGCTGGGGGTGGGACTGGGTCTGGTGGTCATTACGAAATCCGACCTTGCCGACGAAAGCCGCCTGGCCCAAGTGCGGGAGGAGGTCGCCCTGCTGACAGCGGGGAGCTTTCTGGAGGGCGCGCCCGTTCTCCCCGTGTCGGTCCGTACGAGCATTGGGTTGGAGGCCCTGCGCACCGCCATCGCCGCTCTCGCTACTGCGCCCCGCTCCTCCCGGGCGGAGGATATGCCCTTCCGCTTGAACATCGATCGGGTCTTCACCAGGGAGGGGTTTGGCACCATCATCACCGGCACGATAACGAGCGGGGCGGTGTCAGCCGGGGACGAGCTGGTGCTTTATCCCTCGGGAAAGCCCGTCCGGGTGCGGGGTCTCCAGAGCCACGGGGTGGAAATCGCCCGGCTCAGCGTGGGCCGCCGGGCTGCACTCAATCTGTCCGGAGTGGACCGGGATGAGGTGAGCCGAGGAGACACAATAGCCTCGTCCGGTTCCATGGACCTCACCGATTTTGTGGAGGCTGAGCTCACCCTTCTTCCTCACGCCGCCCCCCTCAAGACCGGGACGCGGGTCCGACTCTACCAGGGAACCCGGGAACTGCTGTGCCGATGCACCCTGCGGGGGCGCAAGGTCCTCCTCCCCGGAGCGTACTGTGCCGTCCGGCTCCGGTTGGAGGCTCCCATGGCGGCCCGGCAGGGAGACCGTTTCGTCGTGCGCACCCTCTCCCCCGCCGCCACGGTGGGGGGCGGAATCTTTCAGGCGCTGACTCCGGCCGAGCGGCAGAAAGAAACGCCCGACCCGTTGGAGCTGCTGGCGCAGTACCACGTCCGCTACCCATTAAGGGACGGTATGAACCGGGGGGAGCTGCTGCAAAAATGCGGCGGGAAGACCGCACTGCTGGAGGCTCTGGCCGCCCGGGGGGCAATCAAACTCCGAGGGGGCGTGGCGGCCCTGCCTGGTTTCCGGCCCAAGTATACCCCGGAGCTTGCGAAGGTCCGGGACCAGATCGAGGTGTACTACCGCCGCGCGGGACTTGCGCCCGAGGAGAACGAAACCGTGGACGCGTCTATGGGCGGCGAGGTCATGGAGAAGCTGGTACGGGACGGAATACTGGTTCCCCTGGGGGGGCGGCACCGGGTCCACCGGGTCTATTATCGACGGGAAGAAGAGGCTCTGAGGGCCCTGGCAGAGCGGGAAGGAGTCATTGCCCTGGGACAGTACCGGGATATGTTGGGCGTTTCACGTAAGTACGCGCTGCTGCTGCTGGAGCAGTTCGACAGAGCGGGGGTCACGGTGAAACAGGGGGATTGCCGGGTCCTGGCCGGGCATTGA
- a CDS encoding hypothetical protein (Evidence 5 : No homology to any previously reported sequences): MPGPGRALKKAGRRGKVGESVLPTEWSRMLLWGPGALALFPAAQARPRRAGALRRRT, from the coding sequence TTGCCGGGTCCTGGCCGGGCATTGAAAAAGGCGGGGCGGCGTGGTAAAGTAGGAGAGAGCGTTCTACCCACCGAGTGGAGCAGAATGCTCCTATGGGGTCCAGGGGCCCTGGCGCTTTTCCCCGCCGCGCAGGCGCGCCCCCGCAGGGCGGGAGCCCTCCGACGACGGACATGA
- a CDS encoding putative HAMP domain protein (Evidence 3 : Function proposed based on presence of conserved amino acid motif, structural feature or limited homology) yields MKQNKRTSSLRWQMTAMMLGAWLVPVALVLAVMFWYISDSLSIRTAQSLSDQFEVTVRMCGDRLDSAVESSRLATYSPDITDAWSRYQAGGPYSDLYWNSRTFLNRQYGYDSRFRFTVLWFADDPDRRGLSTITETAGEGYAQVNRYWRSDHQAVKEFAETLDTSVGFLPLGEELYLVRNLKSSSYETIGTLVLALDPDYYFSDLAAYPWCSDLTVTFNGAFPVAVKGAGAFPRDFGLGATASGLSWGGDKSAIYQVATGKGYTMSALAQVDVTVLLSQFSGYKWLLFAMLMLLLPLLLLVFRFFRRRISQPIDVMMAGAREIEAGKLGYQMDYRADSLEFQYLTDSFNHMSGQLQYQFDRLYQEELALRDARIKALQAHINPHFLNNTLEIINWEARMNGNAKVSKMIEDLSTVLDAAVDRDKRPEVRLAEEMTYVTAYLHIIMERFGRRLSVNVDIPDVLMDCMVPRLILQPVIENAVEHGIGPGGFGNITLRGRRSGEFLLLDTENDGGLSPEDEHRIETLLSPDYDAAREPSRNVGISNVNQRLRILYGPPCGLTITRSEGDRVVARITIALHTEK; encoded by the coding sequence GTGAAGCAGAACAAGCGGACCTCCTCCCTGCGATGGCAGATGACGGCGATGATGCTGGGGGCCTGGCTGGTGCCGGTGGCGTTGGTGCTGGCCGTCATGTTCTGGTACATCTCAGACAGCCTGAGCATCCGCACCGCGCAGAGCCTCTCCGACCAGTTCGAGGTGACGGTACGGATGTGCGGGGACCGGCTGGACAGCGCGGTGGAGTCCTCGCGCCTTGCCACCTACAGCCCCGACATCACCGACGCGTGGAGCCGCTATCAGGCGGGTGGCCCCTACTCCGACCTCTACTGGAACAGCCGGACCTTCTTAAACCGCCAGTATGGGTATGACAGCCGGTTCCGTTTCACCGTCCTATGGTTTGCAGACGACCCGGACCGGCGGGGCCTATCCACCATAACGGAGACGGCAGGAGAGGGGTACGCCCAGGTGAACCGATACTGGCGCAGCGACCATCAGGCGGTGAAGGAGTTTGCCGAGACGCTGGACACCTCTGTGGGCTTTCTCCCTCTGGGGGAGGAACTCTACCTGGTGCGCAACCTGAAAAGCTCCTCCTATGAGACCATTGGCACTTTGGTGCTGGCCTTGGACCCAGACTACTACTTCAGCGATTTAGCCGCCTACCCCTGGTGCTCCGACCTGACGGTGACCTTCAACGGCGCCTTCCCGGTGGCGGTGAAAGGGGCGGGGGCATTTCCCCGGGACTTCGGCCTGGGAGCAACTGCCTCCGGCCTGAGCTGGGGAGGGGACAAGAGCGCTATTTACCAGGTGGCGACGGGGAAGGGCTACACCATGTCGGCCCTGGCTCAGGTGGACGTGACCGTCCTTCTCTCCCAGTTTTCGGGGTACAAATGGCTCCTTTTCGCCATGCTGATGCTGCTGCTGCCTCTTCTGCTGCTGGTGTTCCGATTCTTCCGGCGGCGCATCTCCCAGCCCATCGACGTAATGATGGCGGGGGCCCGGGAAATCGAGGCGGGAAAGCTGGGCTACCAGATGGACTACCGGGCCGACAGCCTGGAATTTCAGTATCTGACCGACTCCTTCAACCACATGTCGGGCCAGCTCCAGTACCAGTTCGACCGGCTCTATCAGGAGGAACTCGCCCTGCGGGACGCCCGGATCAAGGCCCTGCAGGCCCACATCAACCCCCACTTTCTCAACAACACCCTGGAGATCATCAACTGGGAGGCCCGGATGAACGGGAACGCCAAGGTGTCCAAGATGATTGAAGACCTGTCCACCGTGCTGGACGCCGCCGTGGACCGGGACAAGCGGCCCGAGGTACGCCTTGCCGAAGAGATGACCTATGTGACGGCCTATCTGCACATCATCATGGAGCGGTTTGGCCGGCGGCTGAGCGTCAACGTTGACATTCCCGACGTACTGATGGACTGCATGGTGCCCCGGCTCATCCTCCAGCCCGTCATTGAAAACGCGGTGGAACACGGCATTGGCCCCGGCGGCTTTGGCAACATCACCCTGCGGGGGCGGCGGAGCGGAGAATTTCTCCTGCTTGACACCGAGAACGACGGCGGCCTCTCTCCCGAGGACGAACACCGGATCGAAACACTTCTCTCCCCGGACTATGACGCGGCGCGGGAGCCCTCCCGCAACGTGGGTATCTCCAATGTAAACCAGCGCCTGCGCATCCTCTACGGCCCCCCCTGCGGGCTGACCATCACCAGGAGTGAGGGAGACCGGGTGGTGGCCCGCATCACCATCGCCCTCCACACGGAAAAATAG